AAGGATGGAGAAAGAGCAAGGGAATTAATAGAATTATTAGATGAGGGAATAATGAACAGTAGACTACTTGGAAGAATAAGAGGAACATTTAGTGATATTAGAAAAGAAGAAATTGAAACCTATAAAAAATTGTTTAACAAGAAGTATTAAAGAAGCTAAAATAATTTGAAAACACGACTTAAATAGTGTAAAATGTTGTTAGATGTACATAAAGCATTTAATTAGCATGGAAAGGGATAAAAAGTGGAAAATGACATTAAAATCCAACTTCATAATAAATTTAATACTTTACATGATTTAATTGATCAACTTGATTATAACACTGCAATTGACTTGTGTAATGAAATTTTGAATGATTGCATTGAAATAAATGATATTGCTGGTAAGATTGAAGTCAATCAAATTATGAGCAGGGTGAGCTTTAATAGATCCGATTATGCCAATGCATATGAATACGCGTTAAAGGCAGCCGAGTTATTAGAACAAGTGCAGTCTGTTAATAGAGCATTGGACAATCTTAATTTCTTTGCAAAACTTATGATTAGGCAGGAGGCCTTCAAAGAAGCTATTGAGCTTCTAAAGAAGGGATTAAAAATTGCACATAAATATGATAAAAGCAAGCAAGTTGCAAGTATGTTTAATAGTATTGGAGAAGCACATTTTTACTTGCAACAATATGATACTTCAGAGGGATATCTTAAAAATGCTTTAGAAATTGCTCAGAAAAACACCTATAAGCATATTACAGAAATCAAAGTGAATTTGGCACGATTATATATTGCTAAAGGCGTTTTTAATGTTGCTAAAACCTTTTTAGAAGATGCAGAGTCAGAGGCCAATGATAGCAATAATGTAATTCAATTAATTTGGTGCTATATTCTTGACGCTAACATTTCCTATGAGAAGAAGTATTATGATTTGGCAATTGATTATGCCAAGAAGGCTGAAATTCTATCAGATAAATATGAGTTTAACTATGAACTACTTTGCTCTTATGAGTGGCTACATAAAGCTTATGCTAAGCAAGGTGAATTTGAAGTTGCCTATGATTCGTCTAAAAAATTTATTGAACTCCAAAGAAAAATGAATAAAAAAGATAGAGAAGACATTCTCTCAAGAATGCGAATTAAATATGATGTGTATCAATATCAAAAGGAAATGAGAGTTCTTAAAGCTAGTTACGAAAAGGTTACGCAACAAAGGCAAGAACTACAATATGTAATGGATATTTTAGGAAAGCAAAATGAAGAGCTATTATCAATTGCTATCAATGACTATTTAACTGGAGCATACAATAGAAAGTACTTCATGCTTAAATTTGATGAGGAATTCAGTATAGCAGATGAACATAGTAAAGATTTAGCGTGTATTGTATTTGATGTTGATAAGTTTAAAGGAATCAACGATACCTACGGTCATATTGCTGGAGATACAGTGATTAAACATATTGTAAACATATGTAATATGGTTGCTGATAAAAGTGATATTATTGGTAGATTCGGTGGAGATGAGTTTGTCATTATTCTTATGGGAAAAGGCTTAGAAGATGCCCGAAATGTTGGATATAAAATCCTTGAAACCTTACGAAACTCACCAGTAACAGTTGAAGAAGTTGAAATAATTTCAACAATTAGTTTAGGGGTTACAGATAATAAAATCGGTCATCCAAATAATGCTGAAGACATGATAAGAATTGCTGATAAAGCGCTTTATAAAGCGAAGGATAATGGAAGAAATCAATTGTGTATTGCAACTGAGGAGATACAAGCTGCTAATTATACACAACTAATCTAATCATATAAGGAGGGATACCATATGGATGAAAGAAGAAAGCATAAGAGATTGCCGATCTTTTTGCAGTTGGAAATTAACAAGTTATTTAAACAGGACAATGAAATTATTGAGAACCTTGAAGAGGATATTGAGGTTATTAATATTTCGAAAACTGGATTAGGATTTTTGAGTAAGGCACAATTTCCGTTGGAATATTATTTTAATGCAAAGATAGAATTTGATAAGACACAGTTCTTTTATTGCGTACTTAAGATTATAAGGAAAGAGGCGATTGAAGATACCGTTCTTTACGGTTGTGAGTTTGTAGGACTTGCGGAGTTTTTATCTAAAAAAGTTGATGAGTATGAAAAGTTACTTAATCACGAAGCGTAATATTGGCAAGAGGTTATTTCTAGATATAGAGATAGCCTCTTTTTTGTCCAGTAAAAGTTCTACTTTCCACGAAGCATAGAACAAAGCGTTAGATATCATAAATTATTATGTAACGGGCTGACATGCGCTTTGTTCTTGGGTAAAAGAGTTTCCATTATGACAATTCATTACATTAAAATATTACATTTCTTGACAAAATCGGAAGGTGGTGATATAATCTATATCAATGTGATAGCAACACTATCAAAAGGAGGGGAATTAAGGTGAATCGAGTTATGGCAGATTGGGAAAACCCTGCAGTTATCGAAATTAACAAGGAAAAGCCACACGTGGAAAGTTTCCACTACAGCACGTTAGAACAGCTGAAAAAAGGTGACGCTTCTTCGTGGAGGTTAGATCTAAATGGTACATGGCATTTCAAATTATCTAAGAATCCTGATGTTAGACCTGCAGATTTTTATGAAGAAAGCTATGATGTTAGTGATTGGCAGAATATTGAGGTACCTGGTTTATGGCAGTTACAAGGGTATGAGGAAGAAGATCTGCCTTATTATTTGACCTCAGATTTTCCACCTTCCATGAATTTAAAACATATACCTGCTATAAGTCACAATGAAAATGCAGTTGGATCTTATAAAAAATTCTTTGCTGTTCCGGGTGAATGGGCTAATAGAGAGGTTTTTGTTCGATTTGGGGCAGTAAAGTCGGCATTTTATATTTGGGTTAATGGGAATAGAGTTGGATATAGTCAAGGTTCTATGACGCCTGCTGAGTTTAATATTACTAAATATTTGAAGTATGGTGATGAAAATACAATATCTGTTGAAGTTTATAGATACTCTGATGGAACATATTTAGAAGGGCAAAACACTTGGTTCTTAAGTGGAATATATAGAGATGTATATGTATACGCTGAACCTAAGATAAGAATAAGAGATTATTTTGTATCATGTAGTATGGATGATTCCTACGAAGATGCATATTTAAAAATAGATGTTCAGGTAGAAAATCATGCTGCTGAAGACCAAGGGCTACAAATGTCTGCATATTTAGCAGAATCTATTAAAGATATAGAAGCTGGATATTTGACCGAATGTAGATTGGTAGCACAAGTAGCTTGCAGAACAAAAGTGACGATGGAGTCAACAATAATCAACCCTAAGAAATGGACAGCTGAAGCACCTAATCTATATGTTGGTGCAATTGTGCTTAAAAACAATACAGGACAAATCATTACTACTAAAAAATTTGTATTTGGTTTCAGAACCGTAGAAATTCATGATGCCAAACTACTGGTGAATGGTAAATCAATTATATTAAAGGGCATTAATAGACATGACTTTGATCCGGATACAGGATTTGCAGTTTCAAAGGAGAGATATGAACAAGATATTAAACTACTAAAGAGCTGCAATATCAATGCAATCAGAACCAGTCATTATCCTAATGATGCATATTTTTATGATTTATGTGATCAATATGGGTTATATGTTATGGATGAGGCAGATATAGAAACCCATCAACTGGAGAAGCATGCTAGCATATCTAACAATCCAGATTGGTGTCAGCCTATGGTAGATAGAATGATTAGAATGGTAGTTAGAGATAGGAATCATCCAAGTGTAATTATTTGGTCGTTAGGAAATGAAGCTGGATATGGAGAGAATTTTTTTGAAATGAAGAAGGCGGCAATTGAGATAGATAAAACGAGACCCTTTCATTATGAAGGTGATTTAGAACTTCTAATTAGTGATTTTATTTCCAAGCAAAATGCTTCACTTGAATATATTGATAAGGTTGGATGCGATAGAGATAACTATAAAAAGCCTGCGCTTCTTTGCGCTTATGGTCCAGGAAGGGAAAACGGCCTTGGCAATTTGAAAATGTATATGGATAAGTTCCAAAAGTATGATAATTGGTGTGGTGGTTTTATTTATGATTTCGCAGACCAAGCAATTAGGAAAAATGTTGATGGTAAAAACATTTGGTTATATGGAGGAGATTTTGGAGAAGAAAAAACAAGTGGGCATTTATGTGCGAGTGGTATAGTCGCAGCAGATCGATCACTGCATCCTACTGCCTATGAGGTTAAAAAGGTCTATCAAGGATTTGAAGTGAAAGAGATAGACTTAATACTTAATATGGTTGAACTGTATAATCATAACTCCTTCATTAACATGAATTTATATAAAATGAACTGGGAACTTCTTGAAGATGGAGAAGTCTTAAAACAAGGAGAACTTGAAGAAATGAATGTGGAACCGGGAGAATCTAAGATTATCACTGTTCCTATACCAGAGTACAAAAAATTAGAAGAAGCAGAATATCATATAAGTATGAATTGTTATTTGAAAGAAGCGAATAATTGGGGTTCCGTTGAAGAGGTAATTGGTTGGGAACAGCTTAAGCTACCTAATGTTGTCCGGGCAAAAGAGAAGAAGGTATCTCAGAAGTCGTTAGCAGTTCATGATCGTAAAATTAAGGTTGAAGTATTAGGAGAAGGTTTTTCTTGTAGAATTTCAAAACTAACAGGAGATGTGACCTCCCTTGTTTTTGAAAATAAGGAGTATCTCTTATCCCCGCTGAAGCTTAATTTTTATAGAGCGGCTACGGACAATGATTTAAAAGAATCAAGTGAAAGAAAAGGTTTCATTTTCTTTGGAAAGGTTAATTGGAAAAAGGTTTCAGAAAGCTACAAGGTTCAAAAGGTGATTATTGAAAACAATAGATCTGAAGTAGTTATTAAAATTATGCGAAAGGTAAAGCATATTAAAAACAGCCTCATTACAGAATATACGATTGATGGCAATGGAGAGGTTTATGTTAGTCATCAATTAACACCAAAAAAGAATTTAATTAAATTTGGTAGCACAATGGAAATCAGCAATGAGTTCAATACCATTTCTTGGTTTGGTAAGGGCTTACATGAGAATTATAGCGATAGGCAGGAGGGTGCAAAGGTAGGAGTATATTCATGCCATATAAATGAGTACATACATAATTACTTAAGACCACAAGAAAACTCTAATAGAACAGACATTAGATGGTTCTCAGCTACTACTGAAGAAGGTGAAGGATTGTTTTTTGAAGATGCAGGAAAAACACTGCTTAATATGAGTGCTTGGCCGTATACCTTAAAGGATTTAGATGAAGCTCATCATATTCATGCTTTGCGAATGAGAAACAGCATTACGTTGAACATTGATTATAAGCAAAAGGGTGTTGGTTATGATGAATCAAAACAAAAGAAATATCAACTTAGGAAAAATATAGAATATAAATATGGTTATAAGATTTGCCGGGCATTTTGATTGAACAGAAACATAAAAAGGTGGCATTATGGGAGCTAAAGATAAGCGAGAAAAGGAACGAATAGAGGCTATCGACAAAAGGAAAAGAGATGTCATTAACGCTGCAAAAGTTATATTCGCTGAAAAATCAATTGAAAAAACAACAATGCAGGACATTGCCATTGGTGCTGAAGTAGGTGTTGCCTCGGTTTATAGATATTATACAACTAAAATGGAATTGGTGATGGAGGTTGCAAAGGACTATTGGATAAATGAGTTATCCTATGATGACTCCCAATTGTTCGGAACGGGTATTGAACAAACATCACAAATCATGAATCATCTTTCTCAGAAGTTCAGTGAGAATCCATCTATGCTAGTATTTATGGATCAACTGGATACATTTGTTATGAGTTGGAAGGACCAATATCCAATGGATGAATATAGCAAAATAGTGAACTATAACATACCTCTCTTAACGAGCATCATTGAAAAAGGGAAGCTAGATGGCACCATTAGAAAAGACATTCGTTCTGAAGAGGCTGGAAATACTTGTCTAGATCTTTTTATTGCGCTTGCTCAAAAACTAGTTTTAAGAGAACAGGTGTTAAAATTAAGGGATCCAATAAAAGTATCAACAGCGTTAGATGTGTATAAGGAAATGATCATTAAATATTTAGAAACAGCATAGCTAAACATCTTTAGGCGGTTTTTTCCTAGGGCCAATATCTACATCTGAAATTTTATTTACTTTTGTGTCTTTGTGTAAGTGATCAGTATTAACCATATAATTCTGATCATACAAATCATCTTCATAATCTTCAAATAAGAAGGGGTCTTCCGTTACGTTTTGTGATGATTTTGAAGGTTTGTTTTTTGAATTCAGTTCTATAGCTGTTAATACCTTTAAGGATAAATCATATGGATTAATAGGCTTTATTGCATAGTAAGTGATTGAATAAGGAATCGTTGCTAAAACAGCATCCTTTTTCGCGTTACCTGTTAAAACGATAATCGGGGTGTTTTTGTGTGATTTATGATCTCTAACACACTTCATCAAATCATAACCGGATTCATTTTTAAGTCCAAGATCCATAATGATTAAATCAACAGGTTTATTGTTAACAGACAAATAATTTAACATAGTATTTCTATCACTTGCTTCAACAACGGTTAAATCATATTTTTTTAATAAGAGCTTCACCTGATGACGTATAGTATATGAGTCATCAACAATGAGCACTACATTATTTTTAAATAACATAAAATCACGCCCTTAAAATTATGATGTGAGGTTATAACCACGTTGCAAAAAATAATTTATAATTCCAACCTTAGCTACAGTATATGCTGCTAAGACCTGTTGCCATAAATGAAACATTTCTTTGTAAACATAAGAATTCTTATCTTGAGTTTTTAATAAATCATCAAGTATTGTGGCCTTTTCAAAAACTTCGTTAACATAAAGGTTGGCAGAAACTCCCTTTAGATTATGTAATAACTTTTCGGTAAAAACCATATCAAAGGAGTTTTCTTCAAAGGATTTTTCGATTTCTAATACTAGCTGATTGCATTCATCCATGAAATCTTGATAGAGTCCGACAATATCTTCTAATGAGTCAATACCCATATCTTTTATGAACAGAGAAATATTTTCTTCCATACAATTCACCTACCTTTATGATTTGAGTTTACTTGCTTCAGATAACCAGTGTTGGAGCGTTTTGTGGAGGGTTTCGATTTTAACAGGTTTGGTGATATAATCGTCCATACCACACTCGATACATTTATCCTTATCCTCCTTCAGTGCACTAGCAGTTAATGCAACAATTGGAATATGTCTATTAAACAGTTCTTCTTGTTGTCTTATGATTAAGGTAGCACAAAAACCATCCATAATAGGCATTTGGCAGTCCATAATAATGATGTCATAATCATTCTCGAAATATTCCTCTACAGCTTGCTGCCCGTTTTCTACAATATTAACCTCATAATTTAAGTTTCTAAGCTGCATCGAAAGTAACTTTTGATTTGTTAAATTATCTTCTGCAACTAAGATTCTTGCAGTAACGTCCTTCTGAACCAATACCTTTTTATTTGTAAGACTTGTATTACCTTCAGCAATTTGATAAGGTATCGTAATTATGAAGGTGGATCCTTTTCCAACCACACTAGTCACATCAATACTTCCATTGTGTATTTTTACTAAGGATTTACATATTGGAAGTCCAAGGCCTGTACCACCAAAGTTTCTGGTAATTGAGGCATCCTCTTGTACAAAAGGATTGAATATTTTTTCCTTTACTTCCATAGGGAAGCCTATTCCCGTATCTTCTATCTTAAATTCTAAATTCACAGTCTTGTTGTTTATATTCTTCACACTAACAGAAACAGTAACAGAGCCAATATGGGTAAATTTAATCGCATTACCAATGATATTGACAAGAATTTGACGCAATCTAATTGGATCACCAATCACTATAGGCATTTGATTTGGAACAATAAAACTCAAACCAATTTTTTTAACAGAAGCTTGGTGAGAGAAAATGTTCTCTATTTCTGATAATAATTTTGGAATCTCAACTGAAACGCTTTCAAGACCCATTTGATTCGCCTCTAGTTTTGAAAAATCTAAAATTGTATTGATAATATCATATAATACACTTGCAGATTGATTTATACTGTGGATTAAGTCCTTTTGAGTCGGTTCTAAATTAGTATCAATAAGCAATTCGGACATTCCAATAATGGCATTTAATGGTGTTCTTAGCTCATGGCTCATATTTGCCAAGAACATACTTTTTGATTTGATAACATCTTCTGTCTTTTCTTTAAGAATTTCTAATTCTTTCTCTAGTTTTGAGATGTCATCTAAGTTATTAATATATAAAATGTTACCCTTGAATTCTTCCGTATCAATAGCTTTTACTCTAAGAGAAAGATTGTGCTTTCCTGTAGAGTGTTCATACAATACTCTTTTTTCTAAAGGCAGGGTGTTTCCCATATTAAGTGATGCAGTATAGATTTTGGGTAATACATCCTTAATGGATTTGCCAACTACTGCATCTTTAATATTAAAAAAGGAAATTGCGAAAGGGTTTATATATAGTATTTCATTCGTTTGAGAATAAGCGATCACCATATCATCATAAGCTTCTAAGGCATGAAGCTGAATTAAAGAGGATGGATGGGTTGCTTTGTATGCTTCCATTTCCTTTGTATGATTATGTTGAGTTTTCCTAATAAATATGAAAGCGCCTACAAGGAAGAATAAACTAAAAAAATATGGAATTATGTCAAATATTACTTTCATGGCATCACCTACTACTTATTTTATATCTCTATTCTAACAAAAAAACGGCAAGAATACAAATGGTTATTGTTGT
This sequence is a window from Firmicutes bacterium HGW-Firmicutes-1. Protein-coding genes within it:
- a CDS encoding PilZ domain-containing protein, which encodes MDERRKHKRLPIFLQLEINKLFKQDNEIIENLEEDIEVINISKTGLGFLSKAQFPLEYYFNAKIEFDKTQFFYCVLKIIRKEAIEDTVLYGCEFVGLAEFLSKKVDEYEKLLNHEA